In Thermodesulfovibrionales bacterium, one genomic interval encodes:
- a CDS encoding Mut7-C RNAse domain-containing protein, whose amino-acid sequence MERRFIADSMLGRLARWLRLLGLDTLYYPDIEDGDLLRLTLREGRFLLTRDSHFMRMKNLKSLYLVRSNSPLEQLREVITRCGITGYGEGRCARCNGILQHVPEKGTVRDAVPEYVFLNCNSFFLCHSCGRVYWEGTHLKRFRSMIGNIVQQGAGDNASG is encoded by the coding sequence ATGGAGAGACGCTTCATCGCAGATTCCATGCTCGGCCGTCTTGCACGATGGCTGAGGCTCCTTGGTCTTGATACCCTCTATTATCCCGACATCGAGGACGGCGACCTTCTCAGACTGACACTTCGGGAGGGCCGCTTTCTCCTTACGAGGGACTCCCACTTTATGAGAATGAAGAACCTGAAGAGTCTTTACCTTGTCCGGTCAAATAGTCCTCTGGAGCAGCTAAGGGAAGTGATAACACGCTGCGGCATAACGGGCTACGGCGAGGGCAGATGCGCACGGTGTAATGGTATCCTCCAGCACGTTCCTGAGAAGGGAACGGTGAGAGACGCCGTTCCTGAGTATGTTTTTCTGAACTGCAACAGTTTTTTCCTTTGCCATTCTTGTGGTAGAGTGTATTGGGAAGGTACCCATTTGAAGCGCTTTAGAAGCATGATCGGGAACATTGTGCAGCAAGGTGCGGGAGACAATGCGAGCGGTTAG
- a CDS encoding DNA-directed RNA polymerase subunit beta', with product MVDVETDVYALFQRPKNPTDFEAIRIKLASSEKIREWSYGEVKKPETINYRTFKPERDGLFCAKIFGPVKDWECLCGKYKRMKHRGVVCDKCGVEVIQSKVRRERMGHIELATPVAHIWFLKGVPSRIGTLLDMTMRHLEKVLYFENYIIIDAGDTPLKERELLTEDEYKKKTAEFGSRFKGGMGAEAIRELLRRLDLDSLAVQLKAKIKEASSFGVKKKLTKRLKVAEAFRLSGNKPEWMIMDAVPVLPPDLRPLVPLEGGRFATSDLNDLYRRVINRNNRLKRLMELKAPSVIIKNEKRMLQEAVDALFDNGRRSRVLKTATKRPLKSLSDMIKGKQGRFRQNLLGKRVDYSGRSVIVVGPELKLHQCGLPKRMALELFKPFVFNKLEERGFATTLKAAKRLVEKEQPEVWDALEDVIAEHPVLLNRAPTLHRLGIQAFDPILVEGKAIKLHPLVCTAFNADFDGDQMAVHVPLSIEAQIEARVLMMSVNNILSPANGKPIVVPTQDMVLGIYYLSKGKGRVFSSPEEVKVAYESDKVKEDERIYVRMEAKKKDPAKSYVYLVETTAEEVLNSMRKKEAHVEGKTKIFSDPDEVREAYDSGKLEEHNWINVRINGQIVETTCGRILLSEILPAEIPFETINREITKRELGKIIEYAYKRAGRRATVVFLDNLEKLGFTFATKSGISICMADMHIPSKKAELIRAAEQEVMEIQKQYADGLITHGERYNKVIDIWANVTERIADEMMKELGAEDGRKFTEEELKERRAFNSIFMMADSGARGSTAQIRQLAGMRGLMAKPSGEIIETPITANFREGLSPLQYFISTHGARKGLADTALKTANSGYLTRRLVDVAQDVNILEDDCATTDGILVSSLVEGGEIIQPLEERITGRFSVEDILDPVTKDVVVRKSQEIDEEVAQRIIESGIDRVKIRSVLTCRAKIGVCAKCYGRDLARGELVETGEAVGIIAAQSIGEPGTQLTMRTFHIGGAATKVIEQAVLDAKNHGKVKFININAVRNREGALVVLNRNALIAIIDGQGREREKYNLVYGAKLKAEEGQKVEAGQRLVEWDPYSTPLLTEVGGKVAFGDIVEGISVKEEVDEITGLSHKVIIDYPANMRPRISIKDEHGKATLKIPSSQNLARYLLPAGAHILVEKGDVLFPGDILAKIPRETTKTKDITGGLPRVAELFEARRPKEQAIVTEIDGVVEFRGAHKGMRVVVVKGGDEQREYLIPKGKHVSVHEGDWVKAGEPLMDGAVNPHSILDILGPQELQRYLVDEVQKVYRLQGVSINDKHIETIVRQMMRKVRIEDPGDTIFLIGEQVDRAFFQEENERVRSEGGTPAQGKPLLLGITKASLTTESWVSAASFQETTRVLTEAAINAQIDELNGLKENVIMGRIVPAGTGMQKYRNTFVKRELQPLFATVPAAEEPEE from the coding sequence TTGGTAGACGTCGAAACAGATGTTTATGCCCTTTTTCAGAGGCCAAAGAATCCTACGGACTTTGAGGCGATCCGGATAAAGCTCGCCTCTTCGGAAAAAATCAGGGAATGGTCTTATGGTGAAGTCAAAAAACCTGAGACCATCAACTACCGCACCTTTAAACCCGAGAGGGATGGACTCTTCTGTGCGAAGATCTTCGGCCCGGTAAAGGACTGGGAATGCCTCTGCGGCAAATACAAAAGGATGAAGCACAGGGGAGTTGTCTGCGACAAGTGCGGCGTCGAGGTCATTCAGTCCAAGGTGAGGCGCGAGAGGATGGGCCATATAGAACTCGCAACACCTGTGGCTCATATCTGGTTTCTTAAGGGGGTACCGAGCAGAATCGGTACTCTACTCGATATGACCATGAGGCATCTCGAGAAGGTCCTCTACTTCGAAAACTATATTATCATTGACGCCGGCGATACTCCGCTGAAAGAGCGAGAACTTCTGACCGAGGACGAGTACAAGAAAAAGACTGCGGAGTTCGGTTCCCGGTTCAAAGGGGGTATGGGTGCTGAGGCGATACGAGAACTCCTGAGAAGGCTGGACCTCGACTCTCTTGCCGTTCAATTGAAAGCGAAAATAAAGGAGGCCTCATCTTTCGGCGTCAAGAAGAAACTCACCAAGAGGCTGAAGGTCGCCGAGGCATTCAGGCTCTCGGGGAACAAGCCCGAGTGGATGATCATGGATGCTGTCCCTGTTCTGCCTCCTGACCTTAGACCTCTTGTCCCCCTTGAAGGAGGCCGTTTTGCGACATCAGACCTGAATGACTTGTACAGAAGGGTCATTAACAGGAATAACAGGCTCAAGAGGCTTATGGAACTCAAGGCGCCGAGCGTCATCATAAAGAACGAGAAGAGGATGCTCCAGGAAGCCGTTGACGCCCTCTTTGACAACGGCAGAAGGAGCAGGGTCTTGAAGACGGCAACGAAGAGGCCCCTGAAATCTCTCAGCGACATGATCAAAGGCAAACAGGGACGCTTCAGACAGAACCTTCTCGGGAAGAGGGTTGACTACTCGGGCCGTTCGGTTATCGTGGTCGGTCCCGAACTGAAACTCCATCAGTGCGGACTTCCGAAGAGAATGGCCCTCGAACTCTTTAAGCCCTTTGTCTTCAACAAGCTGGAGGAGAGGGGCTTTGCCACGACCCTGAAGGCTGCAAAGAGGCTCGTTGAGAAGGAACAGCCTGAGGTTTGGGACGCCCTCGAAGACGTGATTGCCGAACATCCTGTACTTCTGAACCGTGCCCCGACCCTCCATAGACTTGGCATCCAGGCCTTTGACCCCATCCTCGTCGAGGGAAAGGCGATCAAGCTCCACCCGCTCGTCTGCACCGCATTTAATGCGGACTTCGACGGAGACCAGATGGCGGTTCACGTCCCTCTTTCGATCGAGGCCCAGATAGAAGCCCGGGTCCTCATGATGTCGGTGAACAACATCCTTTCTCCTGCCAACGGAAAGCCTATTGTTGTTCCGACTCAGGATATGGTCCTCGGAATCTACTATCTCTCAAAGGGAAAGGGAAGAGTCTTCTCGAGCCCTGAAGAGGTCAAGGTAGCATACGAGTCCGACAAAGTGAAGGAAGACGAACGGATATATGTACGGATGGAAGCAAAGAAAAAGGACCCCGCAAAGAGTTATGTCTATCTTGTAGAGACGACCGCTGAGGAGGTCCTCAACAGCATGAGAAAGAAGGAAGCCCATGTAGAGGGCAAGACAAAGATATTCTCGGACCCCGATGAGGTGAGGGAGGCATACGATTCCGGCAAGCTTGAAGAACATAACTGGATCAACGTCAGGATAAACGGTCAGATTGTTGAAACGACCTGCGGAAGAATCCTCCTGAGTGAAATACTCCCGGCCGAGATACCCTTCGAGACCATTAACCGGGAGATCACGAAGAGGGAATTGGGCAAGATCATCGAATATGCCTACAAAAGGGCCGGCAGAAGGGCAACAGTGGTCTTTCTCGATAATCTCGAGAAATTAGGGTTTACCTTTGCCACAAAGTCAGGCATCTCGATCTGTATGGCTGATATGCATATACCTTCAAAGAAGGCTGAACTGATCAGGGCGGCCGAGCAGGAGGTCATGGAAATTCAGAAGCAGTATGCCGACGGCCTGATCACCCACGGCGAGCGGTATAACAAGGTCATCGATATCTGGGCCAATGTTACGGAACGGATTGCCGACGAGATGATGAAGGAACTCGGGGCCGAAGACGGCAGGAAGTTTACGGAAGAGGAGTTGAAAGAGCGAAGGGCCTTTAACAGCATATTCATGATGGCAGATTCAGGCGCAAGAGGAAGCACTGCCCAGATAAGGCAGCTTGCCGGTATGAGAGGTCTTATGGCAAAACCCTCGGGAGAGATCATCGAGACGCCGATTACTGCTAACTTCAGGGAAGGACTGTCCCCTCTCCAGTACTTTATCTCGACCCACGGAGCGAGAAAGGGTCTTGCTGACACAGCCCTTAAAACGGCGAACTCTGGCTATCTAACGAGGAGGCTTGTGGACGTTGCCCAGGACGTCAATATCCTGGAAGATGACTGCGCAACGACGGACGGCATTCTGGTCTCTTCCCTTGTCGAAGGCGGAGAGATAATCCAGCCCCTTGAGGAGAGGATAACCGGAAGATTTTCCGTTGAAGACATCCTTGACCCTGTCACAAAGGATGTGGTTGTCAGGAAGAGCCAGGAGATCGACGAAGAGGTTGCCCAGAGGATCATCGAGAGCGGTATCGACAGGGTAAAAATCAGATCCGTTCTCACCTGCCGGGCCAAGATCGGTGTCTGCGCAAAATGTTACGGAAGGGATCTCGCGCGGGGCGAACTGGTCGAGACGGGAGAGGCCGTCGGGATTATTGCTGCCCAATCGATCGGAGAGCCCGGTACCCAGTTGACGATGCGTACCTTCCACATCGGCGGTGCTGCGACGAAGGTCATTGAGCAGGCTGTCCTTGATGCCAAGAATCACGGAAAGGTGAAGTTCATAAACATCAATGCCGTGCGAAACCGGGAAGGCGCCCTTGTTGTCCTTAACAGGAACGCCCTCATAGCGATTATTGACGGGCAGGGAAGAGAGCGGGAGAAGTATAATCTCGTTTACGGCGCCAAGCTGAAGGCGGAAGAGGGGCAGAAGGTTGAGGCCGGACAGAGGCTCGTCGAGTGGGATCCCTATTCGACGCCCTTGCTCACCGAGGTCGGCGGCAAGGTCGCCTTCGGGGACATTGTGGAAGGGATATCGGTAAAGGAGGAGGTCGATGAGATCACCGGTCTTTCCCACAAGGTCATCATCGATTATCCCGCAAACATGAGGCCCAGGATCTCGATAAAGGATGAGCATGGCAAGGCTACGTTGAAGATACCGTCTTCCCAAAATCTTGCACGGTATCTCTTGCCGGCCGGAGCCCATATCCTCGTCGAAAAGGGTGATGTCCTTTTCCCCGGCGACATCCTCGCAAAGATCCCGAGGGAGACGACGAAGACAAAGGATATCACCGGCGGTCTTCCGAGGGTTGCGGAGCTCTTTGAGGCGCGCCGTCCCAAGGAACAGGCGATCGTCACCGAAATCGACGGGGTTGTTGAATTCAGAGGCGCACACAAGGGAATGCGTGTTGTCGTGGTCAAGGGTGGAGATGAGCAGAGGGAATACCTCATACCGAAGGGCAAGCACGTGAGCGTCCATGAAGGGGACTGGGTGAAGGCAGGAGAACCCCTGATGGACGGGGCAGTGAACCCGCACAGTATCCTGGACATCCTCGGACCTCAGGAACTCCAGAGGTATCTTGTGGATGAGGTCCAGAAGGTTTACCGGCTCCAGGGCGTCTCGATCAATGACAAACATATTGAGACCATTGTCCGTCAGATGATGAGGAAGGTGAGGATCGAAGACCCCGGAGATACGATATTCCTCATCGGAGAACAGGTTGACAGGGCATTCTTTCAGGAAGAGAACGAACGGGTTCGGTCTGAAGGCGGCACTCCTGCGCAGGGCAAACCCCTCCTCCTTGGAATCACCAAGGCATCCCTCACCACGGAGAGCTGGGTCTCTGCCGCCTCCTTCCAGGAGACGACGAGGGTTCTCACGGAGGCTGCGATCAACGCCCAGATCGATGAGCTTAACGGGTTGAAGGAGAATGTGATCATGGGGAGGATCGTTCCTGCCGGTACGGGCATGCAGAAATATCGCAACACCTTCGTGAAACGGGAATTGCAGCCGCTCTTTGCCACGGTTCCGGCTGCTGAAGAACCTGAAGAATAA
- the rpoB gene encoding DNA-directed RNA polymerase subunit beta: MARVLRERLNFSKVPPILEVPNLIEIQKRSFEKFLQKDIPMDGREDTGLQAALKSVFPIMDYNETASIEFLGYLLNEPKFNIRDCLQKGITYAAPIKIRVKLNLWEVEDGGKKRLKESREQEVYIGEMPIMTDTGTFVINGTERVIVSQLHRSPGVFFSHDKGKTHASGRLLYSARVIPSRGSWLDFEFDTKDILYVRIDRRKKLPATIVLKALGYSNEDLLKTFYPVEKITIKDHHTFTRVVSEVLAGIKAVKNIVASQTKEIIVKEGSKISKGAIKRMETSGIKEIPILKEEIIGRITLVDVIDPETGEVILESNEPITEEIFGKILALKVNTLNLLYIDNVKYLSSLRDTLLTDKVSSQDEALIEVYRKLRPGEPPTINSARDLFNGLFFDPKRYDLSSVGRLKINKRLGLGTGLEIRVLTDKDIVEIVHYLLDLRTGKGEIDDIDHLGNRRIRGVGELLENQFRIGLVRMERAIKEKMTLTELETAMPHDIINAKPVMAAVKEFFGSSQLSQFMDQTNSLSEITHKRRLSALGPGGLTRERAGFEVRDVHPTHYGRICPIETPEGPNIGLITSLATYARVNDFGFIEVPYRKVANGRVTQEIEYLSAIEGERFIIAEATSPVDKKGNLVGDAVSARVGGDFKMVTPQEVQYMDVSPKQIVGVSASLIPFLENDDANRALMGSNMQRQAVPVIQTEAPIVGTGMEHAAARDSGALVLAKRAGVVECVDASRVVVRAAEDAGGVDIYNLIKFQRSNQATCINQKPIVNVGDAVGKDDVLADGSSTDRGELALGKNVLVAFMPWGGYNFEDAILLSERLVKEDVFTSVHIEEFEVEARDTKIGPEEITRDIPNVGEEALKDLDESGIIRIGAEVKAGDILVGKVTPKGETQLTPEEKLLRAIFGEKAEDVKESCLYVPPGIEGVIVDVRIFSRKGTEKDERAKSIEEDDILRLQRDLEEEVRIVKEEKFRKVKNLLVGCKVMEDVKDPKSKEVICQAGRKLTEKQLDRIKDEHLLRIKIADLDIKEKLEVIHHEANQYIRYLESRYDESVDRVRRGDELPPGVNKLVKVYIAMKRKLQVGDKMAGRHGNKGVVAMVLPEEDLPYLPDGTPVDIVLNPLGVPSRMNVGQILETHLGWAARALGLHVATPVFEGAKESETREMLKKAGLPASSQITLCDGRTGEPFKRPVTVGCMYMLKLHHLVDDKMHARSIGPYSLVTQQPLGGKAQFGGQRLGEMEVWALEAYGAAYTLQEFLTVKSDDVTGRGRMYEAIVKGDATLEPGVPESFHVLIKELQSLGLDVELLEKKSKGE; the protein is encoded by the coding sequence ATGGCAAGGGTTTTGAGAGAGAGATTAAACTTTAGTAAGGTTCCGCCCATTCTGGAGGTGCCCAATCTCATCGAGATACAGAAACGCTCATTTGAGAAGTTCCTCCAGAAGGATATCCCGATGGACGGAAGGGAAGATACAGGACTTCAGGCTGCACTGAAAAGCGTCTTTCCGATCATGGATTACAATGAAACGGCGTCCATTGAATTCCTGGGATACCTTTTGAACGAACCGAAATTCAATATCAGGGATTGCTTGCAAAAAGGAATAACCTATGCCGCTCCGATCAAGATTCGGGTTAAACTGAACCTCTGGGAGGTAGAAGACGGCGGGAAAAAAAGGCTGAAGGAGTCGCGGGAGCAGGAGGTCTATATAGGAGAAATGCCTATTATGACCGATACAGGCACCTTTGTCATCAACGGGACCGAGAGGGTTATTGTGAGCCAGCTCCACCGTTCTCCCGGTGTTTTTTTCAGTCATGACAAGGGGAAGACCCACGCCAGTGGTCGGCTCCTCTATTCCGCACGAGTCATACCTTCACGGGGGTCGTGGCTTGATTTTGAGTTTGATACCAAGGATATCCTCTACGTCCGCATCGATAGGAGAAAGAAACTTCCTGCCACGATCGTGCTGAAGGCACTGGGATACTCTAATGAAGACCTGCTGAAGACCTTCTATCCTGTCGAGAAGATCACGATCAAGGATCATCATACCTTCACGCGGGTCGTGAGCGAGGTTCTGGCAGGAATAAAGGCGGTAAAGAATATTGTCGCATCCCAGACAAAGGAAATCATTGTGAAGGAGGGATCGAAGATCTCAAAGGGAGCCATTAAGAGGATGGAGACCTCGGGCATCAAGGAGATCCCGATACTAAAAGAGGAGATCATAGGGAGGATCACCCTCGTCGATGTCATAGACCCTGAAACGGGCGAGGTCATCCTGGAAAGTAACGAGCCGATTACCGAGGAGATATTCGGCAAGATCCTTGCCCTCAAGGTCAACACCCTCAACCTGCTTTACATAGATAATGTCAAGTACCTCTCTTCACTGCGGGATACCCTTCTGACCGACAAGGTGAGCTCCCAGGATGAGGCGCTCATCGAGGTGTACAGAAAACTGAGACCGGGGGAACCCCCGACAATCAATTCAGCAAGGGACCTCTTCAACGGTCTTTTCTTCGATCCAAAACGGTATGATCTTTCGTCGGTGGGGAGATTGAAGATCAACAAGAGACTCGGCCTTGGGACTGGTCTGGAGATAAGGGTTCTTACGGATAAGGACATTGTGGAGATCGTTCATTACCTCCTTGACCTGAGGACGGGCAAAGGCGAGATCGACGACATCGATCATCTCGGCAACAGACGTATCAGGGGTGTCGGTGAACTCCTTGAGAATCAGTTCAGAATCGGACTCGTGAGGATGGAACGCGCCATAAAGGAAAAGATGACGCTCACCGAGCTCGAGACTGCCATGCCCCATGACATCATCAATGCAAAGCCCGTCATGGCTGCAGTGAAGGAGTTCTTCGGCTCGAGCCAGTTGAGCCAGTTTATGGATCAGACAAACTCGCTCTCCGAGATCACCCACAAGAGAAGACTTTCTGCCCTCGGCCCCGGAGGTCTTACCCGCGAGAGGGCAGGGTTCGAAGTGAGGGACGTTCATCCGACCCACTATGGAAGAATATGCCCGATAGAAACGCCGGAAGGTCCGAATATCGGACTGATAACATCCCTCGCCACCTACGCAAGGGTGAATGATTTTGGTTTCATCGAGGTGCCGTACCGGAAGGTCGCCAATGGAAGGGTGACGCAGGAGATTGAGTATCTCTCTGCCATAGAAGGTGAAAGGTTCATTATTGCGGAAGCGACTTCACCGGTTGATAAGAAGGGAAACCTTGTCGGTGACGCAGTCTCGGCAAGGGTTGGCGGAGATTTCAAGATGGTAACGCCTCAGGAAGTCCAGTACATGGACGTCTCCCCGAAACAGATCGTCGGCGTCTCAGCATCATTAATCCCCTTCCTCGAAAATGACGATGCGAACAGGGCACTCATGGGATCCAACATGCAGAGGCAGGCGGTTCCGGTCATTCAGACGGAGGCGCCTATCGTTGGCACGGGGATGGAGCATGCCGCCGCAAGGGATTCCGGAGCTCTTGTCCTCGCAAAAAGGGCAGGTGTTGTCGAGTGTGTTGATGCATCGAGGGTTGTTGTGAGGGCTGCGGAAGATGCCGGCGGTGTCGATATCTATAACCTGATAAAGTTCCAGAGGTCCAACCAGGCGACCTGCATAAACCAGAAGCCTATCGTGAATGTCGGGGACGCCGTGGGGAAAGATGATGTCCTTGCCGATGGTTCTTCCACCGATAGGGGGGAGCTAGCCCTCGGCAAGAATGTTCTTGTCGCCTTCATGCCGTGGGGGGGATACAATTTTGAAGACGCAATCCTCCTCAGTGAACGGCTTGTGAAAGAAGATGTCTTTACCTCCGTCCATATAGAGGAGTTCGAAGTTGAGGCCCGCGATACCAAGATCGGCCCTGAAGAGATAACGAGAGACATACCGAATGTCGGAGAAGAAGCGCTGAAAGACCTTGACGAAAGTGGAATCATCCGGATCGGTGCAGAGGTGAAGGCCGGGGATATCCTTGTTGGAAAGGTCACTCCCAAGGGAGAGACCCAGCTGACGCCTGAAGAGAAACTGCTGAGGGCCATCTTCGGTGAAAAGGCCGAGGATGTGAAGGAGAGTTGTCTCTATGTTCCGCCTGGTATCGAAGGCGTAATTGTTGATGTGAGGATATTTTCGAGAAAGGGGACGGAGAAGGACGAAAGGGCGAAGAGTATCGAAGAAGACGACATCCTGAGATTGCAGCGCGATCTTGAGGAAGAAGTGAGGATCGTCAAAGAGGAAAAGTTCAGGAAGGTGAAGAACCTCCTCGTCGGATGCAAGGTCATGGAGGACGTGAAAGACCCGAAGTCGAAGGAGGTGATCTGCCAGGCAGGGAGGAAGCTGACGGAGAAGCAACTCGATAGAATAAAAGACGAACACCTTCTGCGGATCAAGATTGCTGACCTCGACATAAAAGAAAAACTCGAAGTAATTCACCATGAGGCGAATCAGTACATACGGTACCTTGAGTCCAGATACGATGAGAGTGTTGATCGGGTGCGAAGGGGCGATGAACTCCCCCCCGGCGTGAATAAACTGGTCAAGGTCTATATCGCGATGAAACGCAAGCTCCAGGTCGGGGACAAGATGGCAGGAAGGCATGGGAACAAAGGGGTCGTTGCCATGGTGCTGCCTGAAGAGGACTTGCCCTATCTTCCTGACGGGACTCCCGTTGATATCGTACTGAACCCCCTCGGTGTCCCTTCGAGGATGAACGTCGGGCAGATCCTCGAGACCCATCTCGGATGGGCTGCGAGGGCCCTGGGGCTCCACGTTGCGACCCCTGTTTTTGAAGGCGCGAAGGAGAGCGAGACGAGGGAGATGCTGAAGAAGGCTGGCCTTCCGGCGTCAAGCCAGATCACCCTCTGTGACGGCAGAACGGGTGAGCCCTTTAAGAGGCCCGTAACCGTCGGCTGTATGTATATGCTGAAGCTCCATCACCTTGTTGACGATAAGATGCATGCCCGCTCCATCGGCCCGTACTCCCTTGTCACCCAGCAGCCCCTTGGCGGCAAGGCGCAGTTCGGTGGCCAGAGGCTTGGTGAGATGGAAGTCTGGGCGCTTGAGGCATACGGTGCCGCCTATACGCTGCAGGAATTCCTGACGGTAAAGAGCGATGATGTCACCGGAAGGGGCCGCATGTATGAGGCGATCGTGAAAGGCGACGCGACTCTCGAACCAGGGGTTCCTGAGTCTTTCCATGTATTAATTAAAGAACTCCAGAGCCTTGGTCTTGACGTTGAGCTCCTGGAGAAGAAAAGCAAGGGGGAATAA